The nucleotide window TGCAGGCGGTCTTCCCGGCTCCATCGAATCAGCCACTTCAGAGCGACGATGCCCACGGCGAAGGCCACGGCGGCTCCGATCAGGAGGGTTTCGACGGACGCAGCACCGGAGGGGCCGTCCTCCAGGAGGTCTTTGACGGCCAAGACCGTCGCCCCCAGAATCGCAGGGATCGCCAGGAGAAACGAAAACGTCACCGAGTCATCTCGATCGAGGCCCATCAGTCGGCCGCCGAGGATCGTGGAACCGCTGCGGCTGATTCCTGGGAGGATCGCAAAGGCTTGGAAGCAGCCCACCAAAAACGCGGCGCCGAATCCCAGGCGGTCATAGGTTCCCGATTGGGGCGTGAGTCTGCCCAGCACAATCAACATGATTCCGGTCACGATCAGCATCGCCCCGGCGAGAAGCGGGCTGCGAAGGATTTCTGGGAATTGTG belongs to Rhodopirellula islandica and includes:
- a CDS encoding undecaprenyl-diphosphate phosphatase, which codes for MQELIRVIILAVVQGIAEFLPISSSGHLVILGSMLGELGESVTLEIILHAGTLGSILVVFWQRIWALLKKDRRVVGLLVIGTLPAVVIGLTIKTQFPEILRSPLLAGAMLIVTGIMLIVLGRLTPQSGTYDRLGFGAAFLVGCFQAFAILPGISRSGSTILGGRLMGLDRDDSVTFSFLLAIPAILGATVLAVKDLLEDGPSGAASVETLLIGAAVAFAVGIVALKWLIRWSREDRLHWFAYWCIPAGLVVVALNLR